Below is a window of Mycolicibacterium chitae DNA.
CGGATCGGCCTGCAGGGTCGCCAGGATCACCAGCAGCCCGGCGCCGGCCAGCGCGAAGCCCTTGGCGACGTAGCCGGTGATGCCGACCGCGACGATCGCGGTGCCGCCGGAGACGCGCAGATCGTCGAGGAACTTCTCCGAGGCGCCCTTGTAGACGTGGTAGGCGCCGACGACCAGCACCCCGACCCCGATGCCGATGAGCAACGCCTTGCCCCACCCGGAGGCCATCAGCTGACCGGACAGGGTCGCGTTCTGCTGCGCGCTGGACTGGCCGCTGCCCATCGCGAACCTCGCCGCGGAGAACGCGATCGCGAAGTTGATCGCCGCCAGACCGAGGGCCTTGCCGCGCTTCCAGGCCGGCCGGTCGCCCCTGCGTCCGGAACTCTCACCGGGTTTGGCCCCCAGCACCGCCTCGGCGACCCGCCACAACCCCAGCGCCACCAGACCCGCGGCGGCCACCCACAGCAGCGCGGCGCCGCCGGTACTGCCGGCCAGCGTGGCCAGCGCTCCGGACTGATCGGCGTTGCCGCCGCCGCCGACGAATGCCAACCGGGCGATGATGTAGCCGACCAGCAGGTGCAGCACGCCGCTGACGGCGAAGCCCGCCCGCGCGGCGTACTGGAAGGCATCGCTGTCGGTGGCGCGGTCGGCGGCGCCGTGCAGCGAGTCCGGCACGCCGGCCGCAGAGGTGTGGGCAGCCATCGGGTCCTCCTGTGAAACGGATGGCCCTGGATACCCCCGATGTGACGGCGGTGAAACTCGGGTGGCTAGAAGCGGCCGCCGCCGCCGCGGTAGCTGCGGGTCGACGAGCGCGACGCACCGCCGTAGCTGGTCGGGCGCCCGGGCCGACCGCCGCCGCCCCAGCTGCCGCCGTAGCCGCCACCCCAGCTGCCGCCGAACCCGCCGCGCAGCACGTTGCCGATGATGATGCCGCCGATCACCGAGCCCAGATCGGAGCCGCCCCCGCGGCCGCCGTACTGCGAGCCGTAGGCCTGCCGGGCGTAGCTGACGTCGTTGTTGGCCAACTGCTGAGCCTGGGCGGCCAAGGCAGCCGCGCCGTTGGCGTGGGCGATGGCCTCGGCGACGTTGCTGGTCTTCTTGGCCTCGGCGGCCTCGAGTTGGCGGGTGGCCTCCGCGAGCCGGGTGCGGGCCTCCGGGCCGATGCTGCCGCGGCGGGTGTCGACGAAGTCCGACACCGAGCGCACCCGCGACTGCGCGGTGAACAGCGCCTGCTCGAGCAGCTTGGCCTGCTTCTGGGCCTCCTGCTGCTTCTCGGCGATGACCGCCAGGATGGCGTCGAGTTCGGCGTCGGCCTTGTTCAGCCGGGTGTAGGTGCCCAACGGATCCTTGGCACCGTTGGTCTTCGCGTCCTCGACGGCCTGCACCGCGGCGTCGCGCAGCTTGGCCAGCTCGTCGGCCTTCGGCGTGGTGGGTTGGCGCAAATGTGTTGTCGCGGCGTCGATCCCCGCCTGGATGTCCTCGATCTCGGCCGGCAGATCGTTGATCGCGCGGCTGATGTCGCCGGCGGCGGTGTCCACCGCGTCCAGCAGTGTCTTGGCCTGGCCCAGCGCGTTCTCCGCGCCGCGGATCGCATCGATCAGCGGGTTCTGGTCGGGGGCCGGCCGGCTCAGCAGCGAGCGGCCCTCGCTGATGGTGCGCTCGGCGTAGGTCAGCCGCTCGCGGGCGGTGTCGACGTTGTCGCCGACCGACTCGAGCGCGGTGGGGGAGAACTGCTCGCGCAGCCCGGCCATCCGCTGGGTGGCCGGCTCCACCCGCGCGGTGAGCGCCACCATCTGCTGGGTCAGCGCGTCCAGCCGCGACGGCGCGTTGATCAGCAGGTCGCGCAGCTGCTGGAAGGCGTTGCTCTGCTCCTCGAGGCCCCGGTCGGCCTTGGCGGCCGACACGATCACCCGGGTCAGCAGTTCGCGGCGCTGCAGCGGGGTCTCCGGAATGGCGTCATCGAGGATCTGCCGGGTGGTGAAGGCCTGCTGGAGCGCGGCTTTCGCGTCATCGACGGCCTTGCGGAACGGCTCGGTCTTGGCCGGGCCGAACTCCTCGATCGCC
It encodes the following:
- a CDS encoding DUF1206 domain-containing protein; this encodes MAAHTSAAGVPDSLHGAADRATDSDAFQYAARAGFAVSGVLHLLVGYIIARLAFVGGGGNADQSGALATLAGSTGGAALLWVAAAGLVALGLWRVAEAVLGAKPGESSGRRGDRPAWKRGKALGLAAINFAIAFSAARFAMGSGQSSAQQNATLSGQLMASGWGKALLIGIGVGVLVVGAYHVYKGASEKFLDDLRVSGGTAIVAVGITGYVAKGFALAGAGLLVILATLQADPSKATGLDAAVKIVGAAPFGKVLLVAAALGLAAFGAYSFVRSRYGRM
- a CDS encoding TPM domain-containing protein; protein product: MRLARSLHVLLVVLLAALVTAPTVTAEPPFRLPAQVTDRVGALTSSELTQVERAVDRLYDDRRIKLWVVYVESFDGLGWMTWAQNTMRASDFGDDDALLAVATVDRSMAFQVPSTVSGGSSTRTDDIRRYDIEPALRNDDWAGAAIAAADGLNANAAPSSGGQVSLAPVLAVLAVIGLLVLGLWVWSRRRRARRHAAEVEAAKRVDPTDPAALAKVPLEALDELSQTIVVDVDNAVRTSEGELELAIEEFGPAKTEPFRKAVDDAKAALQQAFTTRQILDDAIPETPLQRRELLTRVIVSAAKADRGLEEQSNAFQQLRDLLINAPSRLDALTQQMVALTARVEPATQRMAGLREQFSPTALESVGDNVDTARERLTYAERTISEGRSLLSRPAPDQNPLIDAIRGAENALGQAKTLLDAVDTAAGDISRAINDLPAEIEDIQAGIDAATTHLRQPTTPKADELAKLRDAAVQAVEDAKTNGAKDPLGTYTRLNKADAELDAILAVIAEKQQEAQKQAKLLEQALFTAQSRVRSVSDFVDTRRGSIGPEARTRLAEATRQLEAAEAKKTSNVAEAIAHANGAAALAAQAQQLANNDVSYARQAYGSQYGGRGGGSDLGSVIGGIIIGNVLRGGFGGSWGGGYGGSWGGGGRPGRPTSYGGASRSSTRSYRGGGGRF